The following are encoded together in the Tripterygium wilfordii isolate XIE 37 chromosome 3, ASM1340144v1, whole genome shotgun sequence genome:
- the LOC119989765 gene encoding uncharacterized protein LOC119989765 → MPDKMPKRNPRLAKATNTHPPTTPLRRSPRLNPPQCQGCTTDKPRPRNKTVRSPDSRTSFTRDSSVRKTHGDCQQRRQSDSSKSKDGSGDRLILTTGLRRSPRLSLGAGGFSSLRRSPRFSNQPKSCEFVDTNRNFTSKQVSDSKKSKKIFKCVLDKSMDSGVAADGVTGRVDGDVLGKNGRVCVVGLMANRSEKGTDICERNGDVGLSMKRKRGEEGNGTSQGWTKEQESALQTAYFLAKPTPHFWKKVSRLVPGKSAQDCFDKVHSDHITPPQPLPRSRANKMNSSSIGKFALSASKLINLNRQKIRKPGCNKQKNRLVQKTVRQLLQKHSQVSEDNGADLFSVLEPNMTSSAQSLQLNAILSTPKRFIGQEEFLQKCNEGSTSDQKKPLSRLSNVCRVDLVSPPVLKQVKNKAVHEKYIDQLHRREAKRKAASGFPKYRLSAKENRRGVNVQKTDIIKAAKDALATEARDVVNQLHQQQDNALSDCSNFDDDGFDSNGDEDETEL, encoded by the exons ATGCCCGACAAAATGCCAAAGAGAAATCCGAGACTCGCTAAGGCCACCAATACCCACCCACCCACCACCCCTCTCCGTCGATCCCCAAGACTCAATCCTCCACAGTGCCAAGGTTGTACCACAGACAAGCCCAGACCCAGAAACAAAACAGTTAGGTCCCCGGATTCTCGTACCAGCTTCACGAGAGACTCTTCTGTGAGGAAAACCCACGGAGATTGCCAGCAAAGGAGGCAGAGTGATTCAAGCAAATCAAAAGATGGGTCGGGAGATCGCCTGATTTTGACTACTGGGTTGAGAAGGTCCCCAAGATTGAGCCTTGGGGCAGGTGGTTTCTCGAGTCTTAGGCGATCTCCAAGGTTTTCCAATCAGCCAAAAAGTTGTGAATTTGTTGATACGAACAGAAATTTTACGTCTAAGCAGGTCAGTGATAgcaagaaatcaaagaaaattttcaaatgtgtTTTAGATAAATCTATGGATAGTGGAGTTGCGGCAGATGGAGTGACAGGGAGAGTGGATGGGGATGTCTTGGGAAAAAATGGAAGGGTCTGTGTTGTTGGTCTCATGGCCAATAGATCTGAAAAGGGGACTGACATTTGTGAAAGAAATGGAGATGTTGGGTTAAGTATGAAGAGAAAGCGAGGAGAGGAAGGCAATGGTACTTCCCAAGGGTGGACAAAGGAGCAAGAATCGGCATTGCAGACAGCTTATTTTTTGGCAAAGCCTACACCGCATTTTTGGAAGAAGGTTTCTAGATTG GTACCTGGAAAGTCTGCGCAGGATTGCTTTGATAAGGTCCATTCTGACCACATCACTCCTCCACAACCTTTACCTCGATCAAGGGCAAATAAGATGAACTCATCATCCATTGGAAAATTTGCTCTCTCTGCTAGCAAATTGATTAATCTCAACAGGCAGAAGATTAGAAAGCCGGGTTGCAATAAACAGAAGAATCGTCTTGTGCAGAAAACTGTCAGACAGTTGTTACAGAAGCATTCTCAAGTTAGCGAAGATAATGGAGCTGATCTATTCTCAGTCTTGGAACCAAACATGACCTCCTCTGCTCAATCTCTGCAGCTGAATGCTATCCTGTCCACTCCGAAGCGTTTTATAGGACAAGAAGAATTTCTACAGAAGTGCAATGAGGGATCCACTTCTGACCAGAAGAAGCCCCTTTCAAGATTAAGTAATGTATGCCGGGTGGATCTTGTGAGTCCGCCAGTGTTGAAGCAGGTGAAAAATAAGGCAGTTCACGAGAAATACATTGACCAATTACACAGAAGAGAAGCTAAGAGAAAGGCAGCTTCTGGATTTCCAAAATACCGCCTTTCTGCGAAAGAGAATAGGCGGGGAGTCAATGTTCAGAAAACAGATATAATCAAAGCAGCAAAAGATGCATTGGCTACTGAAGCAAGAGATGTTGTTAATCAGCTCCATCAGCAACAGGATAATGCCTTGAGTGACtgttctaattttgatgatgatggtttCGACAGCAATGGCGATGAAGATGAAACTGAGCTATAG